Proteins from a single region of Sphingomonas sp.:
- the rpsM gene encoding 30S ribosomal protein S13, with protein sequence MARIAGVNIPTNKRVVIALQYIHGIGPAKAKEITDKLGIAAERRVQDLSDQEVLQIRETIDAGYSVEGDLRRETAMNIKRLMDLACYRGLRHRKGLPVRGQRTHTNARTRKGKAKPIAGKKK encoded by the coding sequence ATGGCTCGTATTGCGGGTGTCAATATCCCGACCAACAAGCGCGTCGTTATCGCGCTGCAGTATATCCACGGTATCGGCCCGGCCAAGGCCAAGGAAATCACCGACAAGCTGGGCATCGCCGCCGAGCGCCGCGTGCAGGACCTGTCGGACCAGGAAGTGCTGCAGATCCGCGAGACCATCGACGCCGGTTACTCCGTTGAGGGTGACCTTCGCCGCGAAACCGCGATGAACATCAAGCGCCTGATGGATCTGGCCTGCTATCGCGGCCTCCGTCACCGTAAGGGCCTCCCGGTCCGTGGCCAGCGCACGCACACCAATGCGCGCACCCGCAAGGGCAAGGCCAAGCCGATCGCCGGCAAGAAGAAGTAA
- the rpsK gene encoding 30S ribosomal protein S11: protein MAREPQRLRRRERKNITAGVAHVNASFNNTMITITDAQGNAISWSSAGMMGFKGSRKSTPYAAQVAAEDAGKKAAEHGVRTLEVEVKGPGSGRESALRALQAVGFQITSIRDVTPIPHNGVRPSKRRRV from the coding sequence ATGGCACGTGAACCGCAGCGCCTTCGCCGGCGCGAACGCAAGAACATCACCGCAGGCGTCGCCCATGTGAACGCCAGCTTCAATAACACCATGATCACGATCACCGATGCCCAGGGCAACGCGATCTCGTGGTCGTCGGCGGGCATGATGGGCTTCAAGGGCTCGCGCAAGTCGACTCCGTATGCGGCTCAGGTCGCGGCGGAAGACGCGGGTAAGAAGGCCGCCGAGCACGGCGTCCGCACGCTCGAAGTCGAAGTGAAGGGTCCGGGCTCGGGCCGCGAGTCGGCGCTCCGCGCGCTGCAGGCGGTCGGTTTCCAGATCACGTCGATCCGCGACGTGACTCCGATCCCGCACAACGGCGTCCGTCCGTCGAAGCGTCGTCGCGTCTGA
- a CDS encoding DNA-directed RNA polymerase subunit alpha, producing the protein MSVNPKNWQELKKPNGLEKKPGGDPKRKASFVAEPLERGFGLTLGNALRRVLLSSLQGAAVTSIKIENVLHEFSSLAGVREDVTDIVLNVKQIAIRMQGEGPKRLQLSATGPAEVKAGDIAVSGDIEVMNPELVICHLDDGATLNMELTADTGKGYVPAASNRPADAPIGLIPVDALYSPVRQVSYKVENTRVGQELDYDKLTLTIETDGTITPEDGLAYAARILQDQLALFVHFDDSAVTRSAPIGMAAPSAAPEGGAGDTAQINRYLLKKVDELELSVRSANCLKNDNIIYIGDLVQKTEAEMLRTPNFGRKSLNEIKEVLSSMGLRLGMEIPGWPPENIEEMAKKLEQEIMG; encoded by the coding sequence GTGTCGGTGAACCCTAAGAACTGGCAGGAACTCAAGAAGCCCAACGGCCTCGAAAAGAAGCCGGGTGGCGATCCCAAGCGCAAGGCGTCGTTCGTCGCCGAGCCGCTCGAGCGCGGCTTCGGCCTGACGCTCGGTAACGCGCTGCGTCGCGTTCTGTTGTCGTCGCTTCAGGGCGCGGCGGTCACCTCGATCAAGATCGAGAACGTGCTCCACGAATTCTCGTCGCTCGCCGGCGTGCGTGAAGACGTGACCGACATCGTCCTCAACGTGAAGCAGATCGCGATCCGCATGCAGGGCGAAGGCCCGAAGCGGCTCCAGCTGTCGGCCACCGGCCCGGCGGAAGTGAAGGCTGGCGACATCGCCGTCTCGGGCGACATCGAAGTGATGAACCCCGAACTGGTGATCTGCCACCTCGACGATGGCGCGACGCTCAACATGGAGCTGACCGCCGACACCGGTAAGGGCTATGTCCCCGCCGCGTCGAACCGTCCGGCCGATGCGCCGATCGGCCTGATCCCGGTCGATGCCCTGTACAGCCCGGTCCGCCAGGTCTCGTACAAGGTCGAGAACACCCGCGTCGGCCAGGAGCTCGATTACGACAAGCTCACGCTGACCATCGAGACCGACGGCACGATCACTCCGGAAGACGGTCTGGCCTATGCCGCGCGCATTCTTCAGGACCAGCTCGCGCTGTTCGTCCACTTCGACGACTCGGCGGTCACCCGTTCGGCGCCGATCGGCATGGCCGCGCCGTCGGCAGCGCCGGAAGGTGGCGCTGGCGACACCGCGCAGATCAACCGTTACCTTCTCAAGAAGGTCGACGAGCTCGAACTGTCGGTGCGTTCGGCCAATTGCCTGAAGAACGACAACATCATCTATATCGGCGATCTGGTCCAGAAGACCGAAGCCGAGATGCTGCGCACGCCGAACTTCGGCCGCAAGTCGCTCAACGAGATCAAGGAAGTGCTTTCGTCGATGGGTCTCCGTCTCGGTATGGAAATCCCCGGCTGGCCGCCCGAGAACATCGAAGAGATGGCCAAGAAGCTCGAGCAGGAGATCATGGGTTGA
- a CDS encoding serine hydrolase — translation MLRWNLALVGAVMLNPVALAQTAPPTAVESEPGKLMLMQGFPVPPAAQVRWDDQSMWDFPKTRWSFSHMRELLPTVAIHRGAPAKLFPRAERSGLDALRFATLDGRTMTWRESLDANYTDGIVVLHRGRIVYERYFGAFGPADQHIAMSVTKSFIGTLAETLIARGKLDPDRTAASYVPELAASGFGDATIRQLLDMRIGLDYTEDYNGMGTRMSDVTRMVIALGWRPRPAGYDGPDGGYAYAASLKKDGEHGGGFVYRTPISMALGWVLERITGKPLAQQIEQQFWSPMGMEQEANLSVDRMGTAFAGGGLSASLRDMARFGEMIRLGGRWQGREIVPPAAIAAIVKGGDPAAFANVNYPGLDGGNYGSQWWHRPGGQILALGVNGQGIYIDREAEMVIVRFASHPVAGNRANTPVTIPAYDAVATWLRANDGKR, via the coding sequence ATGCTACGTTGGAATCTGGCGCTTGTTGGAGCGGTGATGCTGAACCCGGTCGCTTTGGCGCAAACCGCGCCCCCAACCGCCGTGGAGAGCGAGCCCGGCAAGTTGATGCTGATGCAGGGTTTCCCGGTGCCGCCGGCCGCACAGGTACGCTGGGACGATCAGAGCATGTGGGACTTCCCGAAAACCCGCTGGTCCTTCAGCCATATGCGCGAACTCCTGCCCACCGTGGCGATCCATCGCGGCGCGCCGGCCAAGCTCTTCCCCCGCGCCGAACGTAGCGGCCTGGATGCGCTGCGCTTCGCCACCCTCGACGGGCGGACGATGACGTGGCGGGAATCGCTGGACGCCAACTACACCGACGGTATCGTCGTGCTTCACCGCGGCAGGATCGTCTATGAGCGCTATTTCGGCGCGTTCGGACCAGCAGACCAGCACATCGCCATGTCGGTCACCAAGAGCTTCATCGGCACGCTCGCCGAAACCCTCATCGCCCGGGGCAAGCTCGACCCAGACCGCACCGCGGCGAGCTACGTCCCCGAATTGGCTGCCAGCGGCTTCGGCGATGCGACGATCCGCCAGCTTCTGGATATGCGGATCGGACTGGATTACACCGAGGATTATAACGGGATGGGTACCCGGATGAGCGATGTCACCCGAATGGTGATCGCGCTCGGCTGGCGGCCGCGGCCCGCAGGCTATGACGGACCCGATGGCGGCTACGCCTATGCGGCCTCGCTGAAGAAGGATGGGGAGCATGGCGGCGGCTTCGTTTATCGCACGCCGATCAGCATGGCGCTCGGCTGGGTGCTGGAGCGCATTACCGGCAAGCCGCTCGCGCAGCAGATCGAGCAGCAATTCTGGTCCCCCATGGGAATGGAGCAGGAAGCGAATTTGAGCGTCGACCGGATGGGGACGGCCTTCGCGGGCGGTGGTCTCTCGGCCTCATTGCGCGACATGGCGCGCTTCGGCGAGATGATACGCCTGGGGGGCCGCTGGCAGGGTCGCGAGATCGTACCACCGGCCGCGATTGCCGCGATCGTCAAGGGTGGCGATCCCGCCGCCTTCGCCAATGTCAACTATCCTGGTCTGGATGGCGGCAATTATGGCAGCCAATGGTGGCACCGGCCCGGCGGACAGATATTGGCGCTCGGGGTCAACGGCCAGGGCATCTATATCGATCGCGAGGCCGAAATGGTCATCGTCCGCTTCGCCAGTCATCCGGTTGCGGGCAATCGTGCGAACACGCCCGTCACGATTCCGGCATATGATGCCGTGGCAACATGGCTGCGGGCCAATGACGGGAAACGCTAG
- the rplQ gene encoding 50S ribosomal protein L17 — MRHRVGGRKLQRTSAHRLALFRNMSAALIKHEQITTTTAKAKELRPYVEKLITLAKKGGLSNRRLAHSRLLDDAQLVKLFDVLAARYADRNGGYTRIIKAGIRASDASPMAIIEFVDRDVSAKGQDSGPVMGDDDFADAA; from the coding sequence ATGCGCCATCGCGTCGGCGGCCGTAAGCTGCAGCGTACCTCGGCCCACCGCCTTGCCCTGTTCCGCAACATGAGCGCCGCGCTCATCAAGCACGAGCAGATCACCACCACCACCGCCAAGGCGAAGGAACTGCGTCCTTACGTCGAGAAGCTGATCACGCTCGCCAAGAAGGGCGGTCTTTCGAACCGCCGTCTCGCGCATTCGCGCCTTCTCGACGATGCCCAGCTGGTCAAGCTGTTCGACGTGCTGGCCGCGCGCTACGCCGATCGCAACGGTGGCTACACCCGCATCATCAAGGCCGGCATCCGCGCGTCGGACGCCTCGCCGATGGCGATCATCGAGTTCGTCGATCGCGACGTCTCGGCCAAGGGCCAGGATTCGGGCCCGGTGATGGGCGACGACGATTTCGCCGACGCCGCGTAA
- a CDS encoding prolyl oligopeptidase family serine peptidase, which produces MPIAYPETRRDDVVEQQFGIAVADPYRWLEADVRNDREVADWVERQNAVTGAYLAALPARDWFRTRITQLFDYERFGIPEKKGSRYFYMHNSGLQQQAVLFVREGLDGEGRVLIDPNGWSADGATALSEWTPSDNGEHLLYAVQDGGSDWRTARVLDVATGKDTGDVIEGMKFTLAAVWNKDGSGFFYSRYPEVAEEDRFQALNENHKIYFHRLGNPQSADRLVYETPEHPSHSHYAQITDDGDWLAITTSEGTDDRYQITLIDLREPAWPARTIIHGLNHHWSLAGNSGTRFYWTTNSHAPRMRIVTMDVTGSEHPEAHELVPEDKATLEGATIIGHTLIASYLVDARTEIRRFALDGTPLGPVALPGIGTASGFGGMADDPETFFAFTSFNEPTTIYRHNVATGESTPWAAPKLLFDPSDYAVEQRFYASKDGTRVPMFVVRRKDTHGPAPTLLYAYGGFGISLTPAFASSRVAWMEQGGVLAVANIRGGGEYGKAWHDGGRLANKQNSFDDFIAAGEYLIHEGIAGKGQLAIQGGSNGGLLVGAVTNQRPDLFAAALPAVGVMDMLRFDRWTAGRYWVDDYGKPAEEADFRTLHGYSPYHNVRAGADYPAILVTTADTDDRVVPGHSFKYAAAIQSAAIGEKPHLIRIETRAGHGSGKPTDKLIEETADLLAFAAEWTGLVIRD; this is translated from the coding sequence ATGCCGATCGCCTATCCCGAAACCCGCCGCGACGATGTGGTGGAGCAGCAGTTCGGGATAGCGGTGGCGGACCCGTATCGCTGGCTGGAAGCCGATGTGCGCAATGATCGGGAAGTTGCGGACTGGGTCGAGCGCCAGAACGCGGTGACCGGCGCCTATCTCGCCGCGCTCCCGGCGCGCGACTGGTTCCGTACCCGCATCACGCAGCTCTTCGATTACGAACGCTTCGGCATCCCCGAGAAGAAGGGCAGCCGCTATTTCTACATGCACAATTCCGGGCTCCAGCAGCAAGCGGTGCTGTTCGTGCGCGAAGGGCTGGACGGCGAAGGCCGGGTCCTGATCGACCCCAATGGCTGGTCGGCCGATGGCGCCACCGCGCTTTCCGAATGGACGCCGTCGGACAATGGCGAGCATCTGCTCTATGCGGTCCAGGACGGCGGCAGCGACTGGCGCACCGCCCGGGTGCTCGATGTCGCCACCGGCAAGGACACCGGCGACGTCATCGAAGGGATGAAGTTCACCCTCGCCGCGGTGTGGAACAAGGACGGCAGCGGCTTCTTCTACTCGCGCTATCCGGAGGTGGCCGAGGAGGACAGGTTCCAGGCGCTCAACGAGAACCACAAAATCTATTTCCACCGCCTCGGCAATCCGCAGTCGGCCGACCGGCTGGTCTATGAGACGCCCGAACATCCCAGCCACAGCCATTACGCGCAGATCACCGATGACGGGGACTGGCTGGCGATCACCACCAGCGAAGGCACCGACGACCGCTATCAGATCACCCTGATCGACCTGCGCGAACCGGCCTGGCCGGCCCGGACGATCATCCATGGGCTCAACCATCACTGGTCGCTGGCGGGCAATAGCGGCACCCGCTTCTACTGGACCACCAACAGCCACGCGCCGCGGATGCGGATCGTGACCATGGACGTGACCGGGAGCGAGCATCCCGAGGCGCACGAACTGGTGCCCGAGGACAAGGCCACGCTGGAGGGCGCCACGATCATCGGCCACACGCTGATCGCCAGCTATCTCGTCGATGCCCGCACCGAGATCCGCCGCTTCGCATTGGACGGCACGCCGCTCGGTCCGGTCGCCTTGCCCGGTATCGGCACCGCATCGGGCTTCGGCGGCATGGCCGACGATCCCGAGACCTTCTTCGCCTTCACCAGCTTCAACGAGCCGACGACGATCTACCGTCACAATGTCGCGACCGGGGAAAGCACGCCCTGGGCGGCGCCGAAGCTGCTGTTCGACCCGTCCGATTACGCCGTCGAGCAGCGCTTCTACGCGTCGAAGGACGGCACCCGCGTGCCGATGTTCGTCGTCCGCCGCAAGGATACCCACGGCCCCGCGCCGACCCTGCTCTATGCCTATGGCGGCTTCGGCATCTCGCTGACCCCCGCCTTCGCCTCGTCGCGCGTCGCCTGGATGGAGCAGGGCGGGGTGCTCGCCGTCGCCAACATTCGCGGCGGTGGCGAATATGGCAAGGCGTGGCACGATGGCGGCCGCCTCGCCAACAAGCAGAACAGCTTCGACGATTTCATCGCCGCGGGCGAATATCTGATCCACGAAGGCATTGCCGGGAAGGGCCAGCTCGCGATCCAGGGCGGCTCCAATGGCGGCCTGCTGGTCGGCGCGGTCACCAACCAGCGCCCCGATCTGTTCGCGGCGGCGCTGCCTGCTGTCGGGGTGATGGATATGCTCCGCTTCGATCGCTGGACCGCCGGGCGCTACTGGGTCGATGATTACGGCAAGCCGGCGGAGGAAGCGGACTTCCGCACCCTCCACGGCTACTCGCCCTATCACAATGTGCGCGCCGGGGCGGACTATCCCGCGATCCTGGTGACGACCGCCGACACCGACGACCGCGTCGTCCCCGGCCACAGCTTCAAATATGCCGCGGCGATCCAGAGTGCTGCGATCGGGGAAAAGCCGCACCTGATCCGCATCGAGACGCGCGCCGGCCATGGCTCGGGCAAGCCTACCGACAAGCTGATCGAGGAGACCGCCGATCTCCTCGCCTTCGCCGCCGAATGGACCGGGCTCGTCATTCGCGATTGA